The Polyangium aurulentum genomic interval GCGTCGCAGCCCCCATGGGTCGAATCCGCGACTTCGAGCCGAACCGCTACCTCCACGGCATCCCGGAGCGCCTTTACGAGCGCTACACGCGCGCGCAGCTCATCTACCTGGCCTCGATCATGCGCGCGATCGACGACGCAGGCATCGAGCCTTCGGAGCTGCGCACCGATCGCGTCGGGCTCTTCGATGGAACCTCGCGAGACAACTTCGACTTCTGGCACACCGCCCTGCGCGAGCGAGGCCCCGCGCTGAAGAAACGCGACCTCGTCGTGTCGATCCCCGGCGTCTCCGTGGGCGTCGCCGCGTCGCTCCTCGGCGTGCGCGGTCCGACGTTCACCTATTCGTGCACGTGCACGTCGGGCGCGGTCGCGATCGGCCACGCGCTGCGCGAGCTCGAGGCGGGCGAGATCGACATGGCCTGCGCCACCGGGCACGACGCCGCGCTCTTGCCCCCCATTTACGAGATGTACGGCGACGCCGATCTGCTCAGCGGCGAGCGCACCGACGCCCGGCAAGCGGTCCGACCCTTCGTCGAGCACTCGAAAAACGCATTCGGCGAGGGCGCGGTGAGCTTGATCCTCGAGCGGCGCGAGCACGCCGAGGCGCGCGGCGCGAACATCCTGGCCGTACTCTCGGGCTTTCGCACCGGCAACAACGGCGAGCACCCGACCAGCATCGACCCCGGCGGTCGCCGCCCTGCCGAGCTGATCAGCACGCTCCTGCGACGCCACGGCCTCGTGCCCGAAGAGATCGGCTTCGTCATCGGCCATGGCAATGGCGTGGAAGCGAGCGATCGGTCGGAGCTCAGCTACATGCGCCTCGTCTTCGGCGAGCACGCCGGCGAGGTCCCGCTCCTGTCGACGAAGCCGATTTACGGGCACACGTTCGGCGCCTCGTCCGCGCTCAGCGTCGCGGCCGCGGCCCTGATGCTCGACCGTCAATTCGTCGCGCCGACGGTCAACATCCATCACGAGCGCTCGACGAGCGGGCTCTTTCACCAGCATGGGCGAGGGCAATCGCGCAGGCTCGGCGCGGGGCTCGTCGTCGCCTACGGGATGGGCGGGCAGAACTCGGTGCTCCTCCTCGAGAGGGCGCGGGAAGCCGCCGAGAGCAGGGCCGCGTGAGCGCGCTCGAGCCCACCAAAGCGCTGCCGCTCGACGAGGCCGTCGCGCGATTCGTCGAGCCGGGCATGCACCTGCATTTCGCGTCGACGCCGAGCCGCTCGAACGTGGCCATCCGCGCCATTTGCCGTCGATATCGCGGACAGTCGCCAGGTTTTACGCTCGGCACGACGGGGTTTCACTCCACGGCGCACCTCCTTGCTCTCCTCGGGCTCGGCGCACGCTACGTTGCGTGCTTCTTCGGCGACAATTACCCGAGCCCGAGGCCCAATCCCATTTACGCCAGGGAGCTCGCCCGCGGCGCCGAGATCGAGCACTGGTCGCTCCTGTCGTACGTGGCCGCGCTCCGCGCAGGGGCGCTCGGGCACGCGTACGGCGTCACCAATTCCCTCTCCGGCTCGACGCTCGGCGAGGACCTCGCCCGCCGCGGCCGCTTCTTCGAGGCCCCCGATCCGAGCAATCCCGAGCGCCGGATCGGCCTCGTCGCAGCCATGCGCCCCGACGTCACGTTCATCCACGCTGCGGCCGGCGACGCGCATGGTCGCGTCATCGCCGGCGCGCCTTTTGGCGAAGGGTTCTGGGGCGCGCTCGCCGCCAAGCGGGGCGTCGTCGTCACCGTCGAGCGCATCGTCGACGAGAGCGTCACGCGCAACATGCCCTCCGCGATTGCGCTGCCGCCACACCGCGTGCTCGCCGTTTGCCCCGCGCCCTCCGGCGCGCACCCGCAGCCGCTCCATACCCCGCCCGAGCTCGATCTGCCGTCCTACCCCGACGATTTCGAAGCCTATTCCGTCTTCCGGGACATCGCGGCGGGCGGGCGTGGCGCCGAGCTCGTCGAGCGCGTCCTGCTCGCCTCGGACGACGTCTACGCGCGCCATTTCAGCCTCCCCCGCGATGCTCGGCCCGCGCGAGAACAGCGCCTGGCAAAGCTCGACGCGCATTGCAGCGACACGGAGCGGCTGGTCATTCTGGCAGCGCGCCGGATTGCGCGGCTCGTCCGGGCGCGAGGCTATCGCGTCGTGCTGGCGGGCATCGGGCATGCGTTCTTCGCCGCGCGCCTGGCCAAGCTGTGGCTCGACAGGGAGGGCATACCCCTCGACCTGCTCGTCGAGACGGGGCTGCTCGGGTTCGATTGCGGCCCGGAGGCGGGCCCGTTCCTGCTCGGCTCCGACGTCATGCGACTGTCGCGGCGCCTCAGCTCCGTGGAGGACGCGCTCGGGGCCATCGTGTGCGGCGCCGACAACCATTGCCTCGCCGTGCTCGGCGCGGCCCAGGTCGACGCCCGCGGCAACATCAACAGCACGCGCCTCGAGGATGGAAGCATGCTCGTCGGCTCGGGGGGCGCGAACGATATCGCGTCCTCGGCCGCCGAGATCGTCGTGCTGACGAGCTGCGACCCGCGCCGCCTCGTGCCCTCCGCCCATTACGTCACGAGCCCAGGCCGCCGCGTCCGCCACGTGGTGACCGAGCTCGGCGCCCTCTGCCGCGATGCCGATGACGAATCGCCGGTCTGGCGCGTCGAGGACGCGCTCGAACTCGCGGAGGGCGGCGAGCCCGCATCCGCGCAGATCCGGCGCGCCTGCCCCTGGACGATCGCGGACGAGCCCGCCACGCGCGCTGCCCCGCCGAGCGAGGAGGAGCGATCGCTGCTCGCCTCGCTGAAACCGCAATGAGGGCCCCCATGCAGACAATCTCGATCACCGGCTTCGGCAGCTACCTGCCCAGGAACATGCTCGACAACGCGCGCCTGCCGCCGCTCGATACGCCGGTCTCCGAGGAGGAGATCGAGCGCATCGGGGTGCGCCAGCGCGGGATCGCCGACGACGCCGAGGGCATCGCCGAAATGGGGGCCAGCGCGGCGCGGCGCGCGCTCGAGCGGGCAGCGCTCGATCCGGCGGACATCGATCTCGTGGTCCTCGCGAGCTGGACCGAGCGCCGCTACATCCCCGAGGTCGCGCCGAAGCTTTTGCACCTGCTCGGCGCGAAAAAGGCCTTCGGCTGGGACACCTGCTGCGCGTGCGCGGGATTCTTGTACGGCCTCGCCACCGCGCACGGGTTTCTGCAGAACCCGCGATTTTCGCGCGCGCTCGTGGTCGCTTCCGAGCGCACCTCGCGCCGCGCTCGTCCAGGGAGCAAGGGGACGCTCATCCTGGGCGACGGGGCGGGGGCGTTCGTGCTCGAGCGGCGTGAACATGGCGGAGCGGGCCGCCTCATCGATTACGAGCTGGCCACGGACGGCGCGCATCACGACATCATGTCGATCAGCGAGGCCGGCTGGGTCCAGACGCACATCGCCCAGCGCGAGCTGAACGAGCTCGCGAGCGAGTCCATGTTCGGCGTGGCGAGCCGCTTGCTCGAGCGAAATCGACTGGCGCTCGACGATGTCGCGTGGATCGTCCCCCACTCCGGCACCGCTGGCGTGCAGGCCTCCGTGGCGCGGCGATTCGGCGTTTCCCCCGGAAAAATCCTCACCAATTTCGACGTCGTCGGGAACATCTCTTCCGCGTCGATCCCGGTGGCCCTCGACGCATTCGTCACCGAGGGGCGCGTGCGCCCCGGCGATATCGTCCTCTCGATGGCCGTCGGCACCGGATGGTACTCCGCCGCGGCAATTTACAGCATATGAGCGGCGCGCTCGAAGGGAGGAAATCTTATAATGCTTCATCGTGACCAGAACGCGCGGACGAGGATCCCCGGGGCGACCGAGATCGTCGCCGCCGGCTACGCCTATCCGAGCGACATCGTCGACAACGACGCGTTCTTTTCCCGCTGCCAGTTCGCGATCACCGAGGATCGAGCGGCGCTCGTCAGCGACACGCGCATGAAGACGCGCGCATGGTGCGCTCCAGGCGAAAACACCTGGACCCTGGCGAGGGACGCGGTCGCCATGGCCATGGCCCAGAGCCCCGTCCCCAGGGAGGAGATCGACGTCGTGCTCGTCTCCTCCTGCTCGACCATGCCCAACATCCATTATCCCGACCCGAAAAACCCCATCATGACGGACCTGTCGCCCCTCATCCTGCGCGAGCTCGGGCGCGACGACGGGATGGGCCTGGACATCAAGGGCGCTTATTGCTCGGGCTTCATCCGCGGGCTTCAGCTCATGGACGCGCTGCTCGAAAACCCCAATTACCGCGCCGGGCTCCTCGTCGCGAGCGACGTCGGGGGCATGTTCGCCACGGGCGAGAGCAACCGCTCGGCATTCTGCTTCATCGTCGGCGACGCGGCCGGCGCGGTCGTCCTGCGTAAATGCGCCCCGGCCCGCAGGGTGGGGCTCGTCGATTACATCGGACACACCGAGGCGAGCAAAGCGGATCTGATCGCCTGGGGCCCCGACGGCGCGTCGCTCCTCGTCCGCGGCTCCCGCGCCCAGAGCGCGAGCCTCGAGCTGCTCCTCGCGTGCGGGCGACGCTTGCTCGCGCGCAATCGCCTCACGCCCGCCGACATCGACTGGGTCCTCCCCGCGCAGACGCACGCGCGCGCGGTGGACGCGGTCTGCGAAGGGCTCGGCTTCCCGCCCGAGAAGCTGCTCTGGCGCGGCGACGTCACCGGCTACGCGGCGAGCGCGAGCATCCCCGCTTGTCTCGGCAAGCAGCTCCACGAAGGGACCGTCCGCAAGGGCGACCTCGTGCTCTCTCTCGCCGTGGGCGCCGGGATGAACTGCGCAGGCGCGCTCTACTACTGCTGAGCCAAACGCCCCCCGCGCGCGCCGTGCGGGCAACCGCCCGCGCCTCGGCTACATTGGGGTCTGCCATGACCCTCGACCTCGGTGTCCTCATCTCGGGCCGCGGCTCCAATCTCCAGGCCATCCTCGACGCCGTCGCCGAAGGCTCGCTCGACGCGCGCGTTCGCGTCGTCATCTCGAACCGCGCCTCCGCAGCCGGCCTCGCGCGCGCAGAGGCGGCAGGCGTCCCCACCCGCGTCCTCAACCACAAGGACTACCCCGACAGGCCGAGCTTCGACGCCGCCCTCGCCGCCGCCCTGCGCGACGCCGGCGTCTCCTGGGTCGTGCTCGCAGGCTTCATGCGCATCATCACCTCCACGCTGCTCGACGCGTTCCCGAGCCGCGTCGTCAATATCCACCCCTCGCTCCTGCCCGCCTTCCCCGGCGTGTCCGCGCAGGCCCAGGCCCTCGCCCACGGCGCGCGCATCACCGGCTGCACCGTGCACCTCGTCGACGCAGGCACCGACACCGGGCCCATCCTCGCGCAGGCCGCCGTGCCCATCCGCGACGACGACACCGAGGAGACCCTCTCCGAACGCCTGCTCCGCCGCGAGCACGAGCTTCTGCTGCTCGCGCTGCGCGCCATCGCCGACGGTAGGCTCTCCATCGAGCCCGCACAGAGCCCCGGCGGTCGCGCGCGCGTCCGCCTCGTCGGTGTCCCCACCGCCCTCGGCGTCGTCGATCCCGACGCTGGGGACGCGGGCAAACTCCTATGACCACCAAGCATTACGACGTCGTCGTGCTCGGCCGATCCCTCGGCGCGCTCACCGCCGCCGCGCTGCTCGCGCGACGCGACTTCACCGTGCTCGTCCTCGGCCAGGGCGAAAAGCCCGCCGACTACCGCCTCGGCACGCGCACCCTGCGCCGCCGCGCCTTCACCCTGCTCGCCGCGAGCTCGCCCGTCTGGACCCGCGTCCTCGTCGAGCTCGCGCAGTCGCAGACCTGGAAGCGCCGCGTCGTGCCCGCGTCGCCCATGATGCAGGTGATCGCTCCGCGCAGGCGCCTCGACATCCCGCCGGACATGGTCCTGTTCGCCCGCGAGATCGACCGCGAGATGCCCGAGGTCCGCCGCGTCGTCGACGAGCTGTACGCCGAGCTCGCGCGCGTCAACGGCGCCGCCGACGAGGCCTTCGAGCGCGACGCCGTCTGGCCCCCCGGCACGTTCTGGGAGCGCCGCGAGACCGGCCGCTACGCCGCCATGCTCCCCTACATCCGCGCCGAGCCCGACGCCGACCTGCTCGTCGAGCTGCCGCGCGGCCACTTCTTCCGCGAGGTCGTCAGGTCCTCCGTCCTCTTCGCCACCGACCTGTCCTCGCTGCCGCCTCCCTTCGCCGTCGCGCGCCTGCACGGCGCCTGGACCCGCGGCCTGTACTCGCTCCCCGGCGGCGAGGACGAGCTCGAGCAGTTCCTCATCGAGCGCATCAACGCCTACGGAGGCATCTGCCGGCTCGGCGAGCGCGCCCGCGCCCTGCACCTGCGTCGCGGCTCCTCCGCCGGCGTGATCGTCGACGGCGACGAGGCCCCGACAGGCGCCGGGTTCGTCATCACCGACCTCGACGGCGAAGGCGTCGCCGCCCTCTCTGGCGGCGAGGGCATCCACAAGCGCGCCCAGCGCGAGTGGCCACGCATCACCTCCGCGATCGGTCGCTTCGTGGTCTCGCTGGTCGTCCGCGACGCAGGCCTGCCCGATCCGCTCGGCACCGAGAGCTTTCTCCTGCCCGGCGATCGCCCCGCGCCCCGCCCCGCCCCGCGCACGCCGAACGCCGGGCCGCGCTCGAGCGCGCCTCCCGCGCATCCGCGCCCCGCGGTCCACCTGCAGCGCAGCGCCATGCCGGGCCGCCCGGGCGAGTCGCTGCTCGTCGCCGAGGTGCTCTTGCCCGATCGCAGCCCGATACCGATCACCTCGATGCGCGAGACCGTGCTCTCCGCGCTCGCGTCGGAGCTGCCCTTTCTCGAGAGGCACCTCATCATCGTCGACTCGGTGCACGACGGGTTGCCCGTCTGGGTTTACGAGGATGGAAGGCTACGCGCGGTGGACAGGGCCCAGCTTCAGGGCGCCGGCACCGCGGCCGAGCCGATGGTGCGCAAGCTCGAGGTCGATCCGCCAGGTTACCTCGGCCTCGGCGGCGAGCCCATACGCGGCCCCATCGAGCGCACGCTTCTCGTGGGCCGCAGCGTGCTGCCCGGCCTCGGTCAGGAAGGGCAGCTTTTGGCCGCCTGGGGCGCGGCGCGGCTCGTCACCCGCACCGATCGCCGCAAAGAGCGGATGCGGCGTGACATGTGGAGCAAGGTCGAGATCGGTTAGAGCGACGACGCCTTTACTGATCTCGCTGGAAAGCTCCGTCCGGTCTCTTCGCGGAATTGCGAAGCGTGCCCGATGGAGGCTAACGTGGACAGTGCTCATGAGCGGAAAGATGACCATGCGCGCACCCCTTCACGGTCTGGCGACAGCGTTCGCGATCTCCACGTGGATCTCGGCTGCCCCCGCCCTGGCAGCCGAACCCGGGCCCGACACGCTGCCGATTCACGTGGTCTCGATCCAGACCCCAGACGCTGACGATCAGGCCGAGGCGCTCACCAAGGCGCTGCGACAGGCCGTGCGCGCGATCCCGGGCTGGTCGCTCGGCGAAGGCGACTACTCGCTGGAGGTGCTCGCGCTCTCGCTCAAGTGCCCCGAGCCCCCCGACGCGAGCTGTCAGTCGCGCATCGCCGACCAGATCCGCGCCGACCGCTACGTGTGGGGCATCCTGTCGAAGGGCAAGGCGAGCAACGTCACGGGCGAGCTCAACTTCTGGGTGCGCGGCAAGGGCACGAGCAAGGTGCCCGTCAACTACAGCGCCAACCTCACCGAGGCCGAGGACGAGTCGCTGAAGAAGATCGCCGTCGACACGATCAACCGGCTCACGGGCGGCCCGCCCAAGGGCGAGGTGAAGGTCAAGGCGGGCAACGTCGCCGGCCAGGTCTTCCTCGACGGCCAGCCCCTCGGCGCGCTCACCGCGGGCGAAGGAACGTTCTTCGTCCCCTCGGGCTCGCACCAGATCGTGGTCAAGGCGCCGGGCTACTCCGACGTCGCCGCGTCGATCAACGTCAAACCCAACCAGCCCACCGACGTCGTCGTCAGCCCCTCCACCGCGCCCGACACGACGCCCGTGAACTGGAAGCGCATCGGCGGCTTCGCGAGCATCGGCGCAGGCGTCGCCTTCGCGGCCGTCGGCGTGTACGGGTCGGCGAAGGTCAACGGGCTCAACGTCGACGAAAAAAGCGATTACAACCAGATTCGGGGGCAATACCCCGGCGACATCAACATCTGCAACGTCGCTGCCGGCACAGAGAAGTACGATCCGCGGCCGATGTCGGAGGCCGAGGCCAAGACCGTCGGCGATACGTGCGGCTCCGGCGACACGGGCCAGCTCTTGCAGTTCATCTTCTACCCGCTCGCCGGGATCGCGGCGGGCGCGGGCGTCTACCTGCTCGCCACGAGCGGCTCGTCGGGGCCCGAGAACAAGACGGGCTTCATCGTTCGCCCCCGCTTCGACAAGACCGGCGCCAAGCTCGACTTCGGCTTCCGGTTCTGATCCGCCCATGCGGGTCATCGCGGGCGAGCTCGGTGGCAGAAGGCTCGTCGCCCCGCACGGGCGCGCCACGCGCCCCACGAGCGATCGCGTGCGCGAGGCGCTCTTCTCCGTGCTCGGCGACGTCTCGGGCGCGCGGGTGCTCGACCTGTACGCGGGCACCGGCGCGCTCGGCATCGAGGCGCTCTCGCGAGGCGCGACGCGCGCAGTGTTCGTCGAAAACGGCCGTCCCGCGCTCGCGGCCCTGCGGGAAAACATCGCGTCGCTCGACCTCGGCTCCGTCACGCGCGTGATCACGCAGCCCGTCCTGCGCGCGCTCGAGGGCCTCGCTGCCGAGGCGCCGTTCGACCTCGTGCTGCTCGATCCGCCCTACGCCGCGCTCGCGGAGGCGAGTCGCGTGCTCGCCGCGCTCCCGGGCAAGCTCGCCGCGCCCGAGGCCCGCGTCGTTCTCGAGCACGCGAGCCGCGATGCGCCGCCTGCGCCAGCCGGCTTGTCGCTCGTGTTCACCCGGGCGTACGGCGACACCTCGATCTCGCTCTACACGCCCGACGAGGCCACGCGCGAGCCCGTTTCCTCCCCCGCGAACGCCGGGTAAGGTAGAGTCCGCGTCTGCGCGCCGTAGCGCGTCGCCCCGAGCCATGAAGACGACCGACATGGAACACTCCGCCGCTTCGCGCCGACCGAGCCTCCTCGCCCTCCTCGCAGGCGCCCTGCTCGCCGCGCTGCTCGCCGCGCCGAGCGGCTGCGCCGAGGAAGGCGAGACGCCGAAGTGCGTGCAGGACATCGAAAAGAACGGCCACCAGGACGTTGAAAACGGCTGCAATCCCTTCGGGCTTTGCGTCATCAACGATCAGGTGCGGCCCGCGGAGGAGTGCTGCAAAGGCTTCAGCGGCTTCGAGCTGCAGGCGTGCCTCTACGGCTACGGAGCCGCTCCCGCGCCGGGGGCGGGCGCAGGCGGCGGCGGCGGTCAGGGCGGCGGCGGCGGCCAGGGCGGCAACTAGCCCTCGCTGCGCCTCGTATCCGTGATGAGCGCCGTGCCCCCCGCGGGCGTCCTCTTCACCGTCGCCTACGACGGAGGCCCCTTCTCGGGGTTCGCCCCTCAGCCCGAGCAACGCACCATCGCGGGTGAGCTGCTCGGCGCGCTGCAGGCCGTCGATCCCTCCATCCGCGAGATCCGCGGCGCGAGCCGCACCGACGCCGGCGTGCACGCGCTCGGCCAGCGCGTGGCGTTCGACCCCGGCCGCGACATCCCGCCGCGCGGCTGGGCCCTCGCCACCAACCGCCACCTGCCCCGCGAGATCGCGATCCAGCGCGCCGCCCTCGTGCCCCGCGGCTTCACGCCGCGCTTCGCGAGCCTCGGCAAGCGCTACCGATATCTGCTCCTTCGCTCGCCCGTGCGCGATCCTTTCCTCGACGGGCGCGTGTGGCGCGCCGAGGGCATCGAGGGGGACGAGGCGCTCGCGCGCGCCGCCATGGAGGCCGCGAGCGCCGTCGGCACGCACGACTTCGCGGCATTCCGCTCCGCCGCCGACCCGCGCGAGAACACCCTTCGAACGCTGCGCGCCGTGACGGTGACGCTCGATCCCGCAGACCCGCGCCTCGTCCGCGTCGACGTCGAGGGCGACGCCTTCATGCACAACATGGTGCGCATCCTCGTCGGGACGATCGTCGACGTCGCGCGCAAGCGGCTTGCGCCCGGGGCGATTGCGCGCGCGCTCGCGTCGCACAAGCGAACGGATGCAGGCATCACGGCGCCCCCGGACGGGCTCTACCTGGTCCACGTCATGCTGCCGGATGAGGGCAGCGAGGGCTGGCCCGCAGGCTGATCCGTCCCCGAAACGCGCGCCGCATGTTTGCTGTGACGAAGTGAGGGTGTGCGGCGAGCCTCCGCCGCCCCATAATCAACGCAGATCGCCTGTCCACGGAGGAACGATGTATCCCCGCCCGTTCGTCTCCTCGTTATTCGTCGCCGCTGCTCTTGCCTGTGCCTCGAACGCTCACGCCGACGCGCCCCCGCGCGCCGCTGCGCCCGCGCGTGCTGCCGCTCCGCCGACGGCCGCGCAGATACGCGCGCTCGGCGACGCGTTCGCGGATGTGGCCGACAAGGTCAGCCCCGCGGTGGTGCAGATCGACGTGACCGTGACGAGCGGGGACGCCTCGGCCATGCGCTGGTTCCGCGCCGACGCGACGACGCGCGGGATGGGCTCGGGCGTCATCTTCTCGAGCGACGGCGCGATCCTCACGAACAACCACGTCATCGAGGACGCGCGCGCGATCAACGTGCGCCTCAAGGACGGCCGCACACTGCCCGGACGCGTCGTGGGCCGCGACCCGGCCACAGACCTCGCCGTGCTGCGCGTCGACGCGAAGAACCTGCCCGTCGCGAACTTCGCCGACAGCGACGTCGCGCGCGTCGGCGAATGGGTCGTCGCGATCGGCTCGCCGTTCGGGCTCGGTCATACGGTGACGACCGGCGTGCTCAGCGCGAAGGGGCGCGGCGGCGTCGGCGTGAACGCGATCGAGGACTATCTGCAGACCGACGCGAGCATCAACCCGGGCAACTCGGGCGGGCCGCTCGTGAACCTCGACGGGCAGGTGCTCGGCATCAACACGATGATCGTGAGCAAGGGCCAGGGCATCGGGCTCGCGGTGCCGTCGAACATCGCGCGCCGCGTGGCCACGCAGATCTTGAAGACCGGGCACGTCGAGCGCGCGTGGATCGGCATCGGCCTGCAGGATCTGACGCCGCAGATCGCCGCAGAGATCCCGGCGGCGCCTTCGACGGGCGCGCTCGTGAACTCGGTCGTGGCGAGCGGACCTGCCGCGAAGGCGAACCTCGAGCCGGGCGACGTCATCGCCCTCGTCGCCGGCAAGCCCGTGGCCGACGCGCAGGACGTGATTCGCCAGGTGTTCCTGCACGACGTGGGCGACGTGCTGCCGGTCGAGGTGGTTCGCGGCGGCAAGCGCTACCAGACCAAGGTGACGCTCGAGGCGCGGCGTGAAAGCTCGCCGCCGCCCTTGCCCGTGGAGAAGCCGAGCTCGGGGCAATCGGGGCTCGGGATCATGGTGCGCGACGTGGCCGATCCGGCGCAGCGCGCCTCGTCGACGCAGAACCCGGCCTCGAAGCTGTCGCAGATCATCGGCATCGTGCCCGACTCGCCCGCCGATCGCGCGGGGCTCAAGCGCGGGGACATCGTGCTCGAGGCAGACTTCGTGCGTCAGCCGAGCGCGTCGCAGGTGGAGACCGCGGCGAAAGACGGCCGGCTCCTGCTGCGCGTGCGACGGCAGGGCTCGACGTTCTACACCGCCGTGCGCTGAACGCGTTCGCTAGAGGTCGCTGCCGATCGTCCGCCCGCCGCCCTTCGAGGTCGCGGTGGGCGTCGGCGGCGGCTTCTTGACCGTGCTGCCTCCCGTGGGCACGCCGCCCGTGCGCACGCCCGTGGGCATCGGCCCGGGGACCGTGGGCGCCGTGGCGGCCGTGGGCAAGGGCTGCGCGGTCGGGGTCGACGTGGCTGCGGTCGTCGTCGCTGCGGTCGGCGCGGAGATCGCCGTGGGCGCCGTGGGCGGCGGAGGAGGCGGCGCGGGCGCTGTCGCCGCGGGCGCAGACGTCGTCACGGCGGCGACAGGAGGCTTTTGCAGGACAAACTTGTACGCGAAGAGCCCGCCGGTCGCGACGAGCAGCGTGCTGAGCAGGCCGATCGCGATCATCGCTCCGTTGCCGCGCGGCGCGGGCGCCGTCATCGTCAGCCCCGCCTGCGACATGCCGAGCTGACCTGCCTGCGACATCGAGAGCTGCGCCATCTGCGAGGCGCTCAGCGGCACCCCGCCCGGGCCGAGCGGCATGGCCACGTGCTGCTGCTGGCTCATGCGCGGGTCGAACCCGTGCTGCCCCGGCGCGACCATCGGGCTCTGCTGGCTCATGCGCGGATCGAACCCGAGCGGTCCCGTGCCCACGAGCGGGTTCTGCTGGCTCATGCGCGGATCGAACATGCCCGGCTGAAGCGTCGGGATGCGGTTCATCCCGCCAGGCATCACGTCGGGCGCGATCGGGTTCGACATCATCCACTGCGCGACCGCGGCCTGAAACTCGCGCGCGGTCTGGAAGCGCAGGCCGGCGTCGCGGACCATCGCCTTGGCGATGAGCGCGGCGAAGCCAGGATCCAGGTTCGGCACCACGACCTCGGCGGGCTCGGGCGACTCGAGCGCGATCTTGAAGACCAGCTCGTTGAACGTCTCGGCCTTGAAGGGCAGCCGGCCGGTGACGGCCTGATACATGACGA includes:
- a CDS encoding beta-ketoacyl-[acyl-carrier-protein] synthase family protein, which gives rise to MIPHVRRSACADPERSIVRHEVVITGVGPILPNCDDRRTFWHHLRAGQSQLAFEQNPADPRVAAPMGRIRDFEPNRYLHGIPERLYERYTRAQLIYLASIMRAIDDAGIEPSELRTDRVGLFDGTSRDNFDFWHTALRERGPALKKRDLVVSIPGVSVGVAASLLGVRGPTFTYSCTCTSGAVAIGHALRELEAGEIDMACATGHDAALLPPIYEMYGDADLLSGERTDARQAVRPFVEHSKNAFGEGAVSLILERREHAEARGANILAVLSGFRTGNNGEHPTSIDPGGRRPAELISTLLRRHGLVPEEIGFVIGHGNGVEASDRSELSYMRLVFGEHAGEVPLLSTKPIYGHTFGASSALSVAAAALMLDRQFVAPTVNIHHERSTSGLFHQHGRGQSRRLGAGLVVAYGMGGQNSVLLLERAREAAESRAA
- a CDS encoding PEGA domain-containing protein, coding for MRAPLHGLATAFAISTWISAAPALAAEPGPDTLPIHVVSIQTPDADDQAEALTKALRQAVRAIPGWSLGEGDYSLEVLALSLKCPEPPDASCQSRIADQIRADRYVWGILSKGKASNVTGELNFWVRGKGTSKVPVNYSANLTEAEDESLKKIAVDTINRLTGGPPKGEVKVKAGNVAGQVFLDGQPLGALTAGEGTFFVPSGSHQIVVKAPGYSDVAASINVKPNQPTDVVVSPSTAPDTTPVNWKRIGGFASIGAGVAFAAVGVYGSAKVNGLNVDEKSDYNQIRGQYPGDINICNVAAGTEKYDPRPMSEAEAKTVGDTCGSGDTGQLLQFIFYPLAGIAAGAGVYLLATSGSSGPENKTGFIVRPRFDKTGAKLDFGFRF
- a CDS encoding phytoene dehydrogenase, whose product is MTTKHYDVVVLGRSLGALTAAALLARRDFTVLVLGQGEKPADYRLGTRTLRRRAFTLLAASSPVWTRVLVELAQSQTWKRRVVPASPMMQVIAPRRRLDIPPDMVLFAREIDREMPEVRRVVDELYAELARVNGAADEAFERDAVWPPGTFWERRETGRYAAMLPYIRAEPDADLLVELPRGHFFREVVRSSVLFATDLSSLPPPFAVARLHGAWTRGLYSLPGGEDELEQFLIERINAYGGICRLGERARALHLRRGSSAGVIVDGDEAPTGAGFVITDLDGEGVAALSGGEGIHKRAQREWPRITSAIGRFVVSLVVRDAGLPDPLGTESFLLPGDRPAPRPAPRTPNAGPRSSAPPAHPRPAVHLQRSAMPGRPGESLLVAEVLLPDRSPIPITSMRETVLSALASELPFLERHLIIVDSVHDGLPVWVYEDGRLRAVDRAQLQGAGTAAEPMVRKLEVDPPGYLGLGGEPIRGPIERTLLVGRSVLPGLGQEGQLLAAWGAARLVTRTDRRKERMRRDMWSKVEIG
- a CDS encoding CoA-transferase, producing MSALEPTKALPLDEAVARFVEPGMHLHFASTPSRSNVAIRAICRRYRGQSPGFTLGTTGFHSTAHLLALLGLGARYVACFFGDNYPSPRPNPIYARELARGAEIEHWSLLSYVAALRAGALGHAYGVTNSLSGSTLGEDLARRGRFFEAPDPSNPERRIGLVAAMRPDVTFIHAAAGDAHGRVIAGAPFGEGFWGALAAKRGVVVTVERIVDESVTRNMPSAIALPPHRVLAVCPAPSGAHPQPLHTPPELDLPSYPDDFEAYSVFRDIAAGGRGAELVERVLLASDDVYARHFSLPRDARPAREQRLAKLDAHCSDTERLVILAARRIARLVRARGYRVVLAGIGHAFFAARLAKLWLDREGIPLDLLVETGLLGFDCGPEAGPFLLGSDVMRLSRRLSSVEDALGAIVCGADNHCLAVLGAAQVDARGNINSTRLEDGSMLVGSGGANDIASSAAEIVVLTSCDPRRLVPSAHYVTSPGRRVRHVVTELGALCRDADDESPVWRVEDALELAEGGEPASAQIRRACPWTIADEPATRAAPPSEEERSLLASLKPQ
- a CDS encoding 3-oxoacyl-[acyl-carrier-protein] synthase III C-terminal domain-containing protein, encoding MLHRDQNARTRIPGATEIVAAGYAYPSDIVDNDAFFSRCQFAITEDRAALVSDTRMKTRAWCAPGENTWTLARDAVAMAMAQSPVPREEIDVVLVSSCSTMPNIHYPDPKNPIMTDLSPLILRELGRDDGMGLDIKGAYCSGFIRGLQLMDALLENPNYRAGLLVASDVGGMFATGESNRSAFCFIVGDAAGAVVLRKCAPARRVGLVDYIGHTEASKADLIAWGPDGASLLVRGSRAQSASLELLLACGRRLLARNRLTPADIDWVLPAQTHARAVDAVCEGLGFPPEKLLWRGDVTGYAASASIPACLGKQLHEGTVRKGDLVLSLAVGAGMNCAGALYYC
- a CDS encoding ketoacyl-ACP synthase III gives rise to the protein MQTISITGFGSYLPRNMLDNARLPPLDTPVSEEEIERIGVRQRGIADDAEGIAEMGASAARRALERAALDPADIDLVVLASWTERRYIPEVAPKLLHLLGAKKAFGWDTCCACAGFLYGLATAHGFLQNPRFSRALVVASERTSRRARPGSKGTLILGDGAGAFVLERREHGGAGRLIDYELATDGAHHDIMSISEAGWVQTHIAQRELNELASESMFGVASRLLERNRLALDDVAWIVPHSGTAGVQASVARRFGVSPGKILTNFDVVGNISSASIPVALDAFVTEGRVRPGDIVLSMAVGTGWYSAAAIYSI
- the purN gene encoding phosphoribosylglycinamide formyltransferase, which translates into the protein MTLDLGVLISGRGSNLQAILDAVAEGSLDARVRVVISNRASAAGLARAEAAGVPTRVLNHKDYPDRPSFDAALAAALRDAGVSWVVLAGFMRIITSTLLDAFPSRVVNIHPSLLPAFPGVSAQAQALAHGARITGCTVHLVDAGTDTGPILAQAAVPIRDDDTEETLSERLLRREHELLLLALRAIADGRLSIEPAQSPGGRARVRLVGVPTALGVVDPDAGDAGKLL